One Calditrichia bacterium DNA window includes the following coding sequences:
- the aroC gene encoding chorismate synthase produces MAGSKYGSLYAVMTFGESHGPYIGAVIDGVKPGISIDIDEIQREMQRRRPGQSKVSTPRNEQDRAIIVSGVFEGKTTGTPICVLVKNEDQRSKDYSKIAEVVRPGHAAYTYLKKYGIFDFRGGGRASGRETAMRVAAGAIAKQVLREHGIEFYGFVRKIGKLEAQTVDYDFIEKNPVRCPDPAVAAQMETYIRDIAETGDSVGGVVELHIKGLPAGLGDPAFEKLDAELAHGLLSIGATKGIEFGSGFAAAEMLASENNDVFHVNGSGEIVPKTNHAGGLLGGISTGQDVILRLGVKPPSSINKIQHTVNQSGETVPLSVGGRHDPCICPRVVPVAEAMAAIVILDLLLVQQQIQSDVTAGKQSELDVVDAQLALLIKKRMELAKQTGSTSPKHLDDFAEQLGIDKSVLAEIWRKLG; encoded by the coding sequence ATGGCAGGCAGTAAATACGGATCGTTGTATGCCGTAATGACCTTTGGCGAAAGCCACGGCCCGTATATCGGCGCAGTAATTGATGGCGTAAAACCGGGTATTTCCATCGATATCGACGAAATCCAGCGGGAAATGCAGCGGCGACGACCCGGACAAAGCAAAGTGAGCACGCCGCGAAATGAGCAGGATCGTGCCATAATTGTGTCCGGCGTTTTTGAGGGGAAAACCACCGGAACGCCCATTTGTGTGCTGGTGAAAAATGAAGATCAGCGCAGCAAAGATTATTCAAAAATTGCCGAAGTAGTGCGCCCCGGTCATGCGGCATATACCTATCTCAAGAAATACGGCATCTTCGATTTTCGCGGCGGCGGACGTGCCTCCGGTCGGGAAACCGCTATGCGGGTTGCTGCCGGCGCCATTGCCAAACAGGTGTTGCGGGAACACGGCATCGAGTTTTACGGATTTGTGCGGAAAATCGGCAAACTTGAGGCGCAAACTGTGGATTACGATTTCATTGAGAAAAATCCGGTGCGCTGCCCCGATCCGGCAGTTGCCGCACAAATGGAAACCTACATTCGTGACATCGCTGAAACCGGCGATTCGGTTGGCGGCGTGGTGGAACTGCACATCAAAGGTTTGCCGGCAGGATTGGGCGATCCGGCATTCGAAAAACTGGATGCGGAACTGGCGCACGGTCTGCTTTCCATCGGTGCGACAAAAGGCATCGAATTCGGTAGCGGATTTGCCGCAGCGGAAATGCTCGCCAGCGAAAACAACGACGTATTTCACGTGAACGGCAGCGGCGAAATTGTGCCGAAAACCAATCACGCCGGTGGACTGCTCGGCGGTATTTCCACCGGTCAGGATGTGATTCTGCGGCTGGGTGTAAAACCGCCGTCGTCGATCAATAAAATTCAGCATACGGTCAACCAGTCCGGCGAAACCGTGCCGCTATCCGTCGGCGGACGTCACGATCCCTGCATTTGTCCGCGTGTGGTGCCGGTTGCCGAGGCGATGGCAGCGATTGTGATTCTCGATCTGCTGCTGGTGCAACAACAAATTCAATCGGACGTAACTGCAGGTAAACAAAGCGAGTTAGATGTAGTGGACGCACAACTGGCGCTGCTCATCAAAAAGCGCATGGAACTGGCAAAACAAACCGGCAGCACATCGCCGAAACACCTCGATGATTTTGCGGAGCAATTGGGGATTGATAAATCTGTGCTGGCGGAAATTTGGAGGAAACTGGGATAG
- the aroA gene encoding 3-phosphoshikimate 1-carboxyvinyltransferase: MYRIKTAKITEKIVALPTSKSVSHRICILGAMNSGPTRIKHLLASEDLEITQTALQNMGMKSRQNGDVLEIESPIGTVTKPDAFLGNSGSSARFLVPLAAHLDQPFRFYGTDRLHERPFLQVFDACAKLGIRIDHRGGSLPATVHPATLPGGKIHFDNLPTSQIITAMMMSALWMENDLTIELQENIPSLPYISMTYKLMKRLNLPVEFSKNAIWVKAQKPDYIWNYQVEKDFSAAGYWVALGLIHGAKISLTDVMLPSLQGDERIFEIAEEIGARVMLYPDRVEISGGIERGFTVDCVDIPDMVPTLAIIAMFAPDAVKLTGVENLRFKESDRIAAVQKNLAALGGKSDYADGTLTIFPQKKYHGAALQAFNDHRIAMSFALAGTKIPGITIDEPQCVAKSYPDFWAHLELWEEV, encoded by the coding sequence ATGTATCGCATAAAAACTGCAAAAATCACAGAAAAAATCGTCGCGCTGCCGACCTCCAAAAGTGTGAGTCACCGGATTTGCATTTTGGGCGCGATGAACAGCGGCCCCACTCGCATCAAACATTTGCTGGCATCGGAAGATCTGGAAATTACCCAAACCGCGCTGCAAAACATGGGCATGAAATCGCGGCAAAATGGCGATGTTCTGGAAATTGAATCACCCATCGGGACAGTAACAAAACCCGATGCGTTTTTGGGAAATTCCGGTTCATCAGCGCGATTTTTGGTGCCGCTGGCGGCGCATCTCGATCAACCGTTTCGTTTTTACGGAACGGATCGATTGCACGAACGCCCGTTTTTGCAAGTGTTTGATGCCTGCGCAAAGCTGGGGATTCGCATTGATCATCGCGGCGGATCGCTCCCGGCAACGGTTCATCCGGCAACATTGCCCGGCGGGAAAATTCATTTCGACAATCTGCCGACTTCGCAAATTATCACCGCGATGATGATGTCTGCACTGTGGATGGAAAATGATTTGACCATCGAATTGCAGGAAAATATCCCCTCGCTGCCGTATATTTCGATGACGTATAAGTTGATGAAACGGCTGAACTTACCGGTTGAATTTTCCAAAAATGCTATTTGGGTGAAAGCGCAGAAACCGGATTATATCTGGAATTATCAGGTGGAAAAAGATTTTTCCGCAGCCGGATATTGGGTGGCGCTCGGGTTGATTCACGGGGCAAAAATATCGCTGACAGACGTGATGCTGCCATCGCTGCAGGGCGATGAACGCATTTTCGAAATTGCGGAAGAAATTGGCGCGCGGGTGATGCTCTATCCCGATCGCGTGGAAATTTCCGGCGGCATCGAACGCGGTTTTACGGTCGATTGCGTGGATATTCCCGACATGGTGCCGACGTTGGCGATCATCGCCATGTTTGCACCGGATGCGGTAAAACTCACCGGCGTGGAAAATCTGCGATTTAAGGAAAGCGACCGCATCGCTGCGGTGCAAAAAAATCTGGCGGCGCTCGGCGGAAAAAGCGATTACGCCGACGGCACGCTGACAATTTTCCCGCAAAAAAAATATCACGGGGCAGCGCTGCAGGCGTTCAACGATCACCGCATCGCGATGAGCTTTGCGCTGGCGGGCACCAAAATTCCCGGCATCACCATCGACGAACCGCAGTGCGTCGCCAAATCCTACCCGGATTTCTGGGCGCATCTTGAGCTTTGGGAAGAAGTTTAA
- a CDS encoding bifunctional 3-deoxy-7-phosphoheptulonate synthase/chorismate mutase type II, producing MSKQSPRLEVLTRSEWVPENDKPLIIAGPCSAESEEQVLATAHAVAKVPGVKIFRAGVWKPRTRPGDFEGHGVQALQWLKRAKEETGLLTACEVANTNHVYEALKFGVDVLWIGARTSVNPFSVQEIANALSGVDVPVWVKNPVNPDLQLWIGALERMSNAGIKRLGAIHRGFSVYSKMPYRNAPKWDIAIELKRIAPEIPLICDPSHIAGKRDLVREVSQKALDMAMNGLMIETHVDPEKAWSDSAQQVTPDSLKDLLESLTYRKEEGEGNGKEILVAYRSEIDILDQQLLDILYRRNQISEKIGQYKKDHNMAILQVGRWHHLIEDRLEQARQMGMEDAFVKEIYQKVHENSIRIQSKLMNPNGDKKKNGKA from the coding sequence ATGAGTAAGCAATCTCCCCGTCTGGAAGTACTGACCCGCAGCGAATGGGTTCCCGAAAACGATAAACCGTTGATCATCGCCGGTCCGTGCAGCGCCGAAAGCGAAGAACAAGTGCTGGCAACCGCCCACGCCGTCGCCAAAGTGCCGGGTGTGAAAATTTTTCGTGCCGGCGTTTGGAAACCGCGCACCCGTCCCGGCGATTTTGAGGGACATGGCGTGCAGGCACTGCAGTGGCTCAAACGCGCCAAAGAGGAAACCGGACTGCTGACCGCCTGCGAAGTGGCAAATACCAATCACGTGTACGAAGCGCTCAAATTTGGAGTGGATGTGCTGTGGATCGGCGCGCGAACCAGCGTCAACCCGTTTTCGGTGCAGGAGATTGCCAACGCGCTCAGCGGCGTGGATGTGCCCGTTTGGGTGAAAAACCCGGTGAATCCCGATTTGCAACTGTGGATCGGCGCATTGGAACGGATGAGCAACGCCGGTATCAAACGGCTTGGCGCGATTCATCGCGGATTTTCTGTTTACAGCAAAATGCCCTATCGCAACGCGCCGAAATGGGATATCGCCATCGAGTTGAAACGCATTGCCCCGGAAATTCCGTTGATTTGCGATCCCAGCCACATCGCTGGCAAACGTGATCTGGTTCGCGAAGTGTCCCAAAAAGCGCTGGACATGGCGATGAACGGATTGATGATCGAAACCCATGTCGATCCCGAAAAAGCCTGGAGCGACAGCGCCCAGCAGGTCACGCCCGATTCGCTGAAAGATCTGCTCGAAAGCCTTACGTATCGCAAAGAAGAAGGCGAAGGCAACGGGAAGGAAATTCTTGTGGCATATCGTTCGGAAATCGATATTCTCGATCAGCAATTGTTGGACATCCTCTATCGCCGCAACCAAATTTCCGAAAAAATCGGGCAGTATAAAAAAGATCACAACATGGCGATTTTGCAGGTCGGACGATGGCATCACCTCATCGAAGACCGGCTGGAACAAGCCCGGCAAATGGGAATGGAAGATGCGTTCGTAAAAGAAATTTACCAAAAAGTGCACGAAAATTCGATCCGCATCCAGTCCAAATTGATGAACCCGAATGGTGATAAAAAGAAAAACGGAAAAGCGTAA
- the ftcD gene encoding glutamate formimidoyltransferase: MSEKFVECVPNFSEGRDASVIAAIADAIADVPGISLLLTEAGVDANRTVMTFTGAPDAVAEAAFRGIAVAADRIDMRNQHGIHPRIGAADVCPFVPLRGATMADCVAISRAVGKRVGEELGIPVFLYEFSATRPERRLLANIRAGQYENLAQKLADPRWQPDFGPAMFNPKSGATVIGARDLLIAFNINLDTPDRTVAAKIAAELRESGALVRDPASGEHIRKPGIFKHLRALGWYVAAYGKSQITMNFTNFRETPPHIVFEKARELAAAHGATVTGCEVIGMVPDEWIVSAGKFYREKQGKSTIVTTETLIETAITAMNLGEVAPFDPQRKILWL, translated from the coding sequence TTGAGCGAAAAATTTGTGGAATGTGTGCCCAATTTTTCCGAAGGGCGGGATGCATCTGTGATTGCCGCAATTGCGGATGCGATAGCGGATGTGCCGGGCATTTCGTTACTGCTGACGGAAGCGGGCGTGGACGCCAACCGCACAGTGATGACCTTCACCGGTGCGCCGGACGCGGTTGCGGAAGCGGCGTTTCGCGGTATTGCTGTCGCTGCGGACCGCATCGACATGCGCAACCAGCACGGCATTCACCCGCGAATCGGCGCTGCGGATGTGTGCCCGTTTGTGCCGTTGCGCGGCGCAACGATGGCGGATTGCGTGGCAATTTCCCGCGCTGTCGGCAAACGCGTTGGCGAGGAATTGGGCATTCCCGTGTTTCTGTACGAGTTTTCCGCGACACGTCCGGAGCGGCGATTGCTGGCAAATATCCGCGCCGGACAGTATGAAAATCTGGCGCAAAAACTGGCCGATCCGCGCTGGCAGCCGGATTTCGGTCCGGCGATGTTCAACCCGAAAAGCGGCGCAACGGTCATCGGTGCGCGGGATTTACTGATTGCGTTCAATATAAATTTGGATACGCCGGACAGAACGGTTGCCGCCAAAATTGCGGCGGAATTGCGGGAAAGCGGCGCGCTTGTCCGCGATCCGGCATCCGGCGAACACATTCGTAAGCCGGGAATTTTCAAGCACTTGCGGGCGCTCGGTTGGTATGTGGCTGCATACGGAAAATCGCAGATCACCATGAATTTCACCAATTTCCGGGAAACGCCGCCGCACATCGTTTTCGAAAAAGCGCGGGAACTGGCGGCAGCGCACGGCGCAACGGTCACCGGGTGCGAGGTGATCGGCATGGTGCCGGATGAATGGATTGTATCGGCGGGCAAGTTTTATCGCGAAAAGCAGGGCAAATCAACAATTGTTACGACGGAAACGCTGATCGAAACGGCGATTACCGCAATGAATCTCGGTGAAGTCGCGCCGTTCGATCCGCAGCGTAAAATTTTGTGGTTGTAA
- a CDS encoding VWA domain-containing protein — protein sequence MNFFTKFFCYLALTTALIAQDKSALDLDFPDSPPGGLAKIANSDYGKLENAQTGISLTADGYFTFGITGGDAQEWIDDGCQLTFGHPYALTSYPFFSLDGEFLHPETFFYGETRWLNIESDSLLRLISTDSSNVRMTFDVGMIPSQSAVYLSLTIENLDTVSHDIGLGMMLDPALGKWGDGAANIAGSWYDEETTIQSAGISGFEIWERRLAPKGIGLAAQFGSDAPNSLQLDNWFDFHQSQGIALGGIFDLAIKMNWDAAPLAAGESRTVTLTFKLLQPEFSDGLFLRSDLPQFLSIENNLIFPRTVKPLVQIYNNGSQVAENVRVRLTSPVLVDAWDSDTLLSIPAGESAFDRATVKVPEVYEDRGTTLILQALDDGQSIAEMLRQLYVPAAPLSDSGLVVSIDSVITGEFPTVKLNFRAEEEATGRLLLDLQEENIFLYEDQQRITDFVIGKDTTGGVNEADIVFVLDVTGSMGDEINGVKNNITEFADSLNARGIDFRLGMVTFLDIIENVYDFTTDVPLFQSYVAAQYAHGGGDNKENSLDALSRAAQFDFRPAANRVFIWITDADYHEANNITQLTKEEVVTEMLAKGIVVNNIGNPTFQVDWYEPITIPTGGLYFNIYGNFRDILLELSRLPGTSVFQISYESDGAAGVPHDVELEIHYAGLGGSAIANFTPPTANTEAAVQATVTCFPNPFNPVANINIFNPLQKRGELTIYNVLGQRIRTVRFGEGQSQFKFIWNGENDRNNPVSNGIYFLSVKLFDARNQAEALPAVKLIYAK from the coding sequence ATGAACTTTTTCACGAAATTTTTCTGCTATTTGGCGCTGACGACCGCGCTAATTGCGCAGGACAAATCGGCGCTGGATCTCGATTTTCCGGATTCCCCGCCCGGCGGTTTGGCAAAAATCGCCAACAGCGATTACGGGAAACTGGAAAATGCGCAAACCGGCATTTCGCTGACCGCCGACGGGTATTTTACTTTCGGCATCACCGGCGGGGATGCGCAAGAGTGGATCGACGATGGCTGCCAGCTCACTTTCGGGCATCCGTACGCGCTCACCTCGTATCCGTTTTTCTCGCTGGATGGCGAGTTTCTGCATCCCGAAACATTTTTTTACGGCGAAACGCGATGGCTGAACATCGAAAGCGATTCGCTGTTGCGGCTGATTTCCACCGATTCCTCAAATGTCCGCATGACGTTTGATGTGGGAATGATCCCGTCGCAAAGCGCTGTTTATCTGTCACTTACGATCGAAAATCTTGATACGGTCTCGCACGATATCGGGCTGGGAATGATGCTCGATCCGGCGCTCGGCAAATGGGGCGACGGCGCGGCGAACATCGCCGGAAGCTGGTATGACGAGGAAACGACCATCCAGAGCGCGGGTATTTCCGGATTCGAGATTTGGGAACGGCGGCTCGCGCCGAAGGGCATCGGGCTGGCAGCGCAGTTCGGCAGCGACGCGCCCAACTCGCTGCAACTGGACAACTGGTTCGATTTTCACCAATCGCAGGGCATTGCGCTGGGCGGCATTTTTGATCTGGCGATCAAAATGAATTGGGACGCCGCGCCGCTCGCAGCGGGCGAATCGCGAACGGTGACACTGACATTCAAACTGCTGCAACCGGAATTTTCCGACGGTTTATTTTTGCGCAGCGATCTACCGCAATTTCTCTCCATCGAGAACAATCTCATTTTTCCGCGCACCGTAAAACCGCTGGTTCAGATTTACAACAACGGATCGCAAGTTGCTGAAAATGTTCGAGTTAGATTGACATCGCCGGTATTGGTGGATGCCTGGGACTCCGACACATTGTTGAGCATTCCCGCCGGTGAATCCGCGTTCGATCGCGCAACGGTGAAAGTGCCGGAAGTGTACGAAGATCGCGGGACAACCCTCATTTTGCAGGCGCTGGACGACGGGCAATCTATCGCAGAAATGCTGCGCCAACTGTATGTGCCGGCAGCGCCGCTTTCGGACAGCGGGCTGGTTGTCAGCATCGATTCGGTGATCACCGGTGAATTTCCGACCGTAAAATTGAATTTCCGCGCGGAGGAAGAAGCCACCGGACGGCTGCTGCTCGACTTACAGGAGGAGAACATTTTTCTGTATGAAGATCAGCAGCGCATCACGGATTTTGTCATTGGGAAGGACACCACCGGCGGCGTCAACGAAGCGGATATCGTTTTTGTGCTGGATGTAACCGGCAGCATGGGCGACGAAATCAACGGCGTAAAAAACAATATTACGGAATTTGCAGACAGTCTGAACGCTCGCGGAATTGACTTCCGGCTGGGTATGGTAACATTTTTGGATATCATCGAAAACGTGTATGATTTTACAACGGACGTGCCGCTGTTCCAGAGTTACGTTGCCGCGCAGTATGCCCACGGCGGCGGTGATAACAAAGAAAACTCGCTGGATGCGCTGTCGCGCGCGGCGCAGTTCGATTTTCGTCCGGCGGCGAACCGTGTGTTCATCTGGATCACCGACGCGGATTATCACGAAGCCAATAATATCACCCAATTGACCAAAGAGGAAGTGGTGACGGAAATGCTGGCAAAAGGCATTGTGGTGAACAACATCGGGAATCCGACATTTCAGGTGGATTGGTACGAGCCGATCACGATTCCCACCGGCGGGCTGTATTTCAATATTTACGGCAATTTCCGGGATATTTTGCTGGAACTTTCCCGGTTGCCCGGCACAAGTGTTTTCCAGATTTCGTATGAATCGGATGGCGCAGCAGGTGTGCCGCACGATGTGGAGTTGGAAATCCATTACGCCGGACTCGGCGGCAGCGCAATTGCGAACTTCACACCACCGACAGCGAATACCGAAGCCGCCGTACAGGCGACGGTCACCTGTTTCCCGAATCCGTTCAATCCGGTTGCGAACATCAATATTTTCAATCCGTTGCAAAAACGCGGCGAACTGACGATTTACAACGTGCTCGGTCAGCGTATTCGCACGGTGCGGTTTGGCGAGGGGCAATCGCAGTTCAAGTTTATCTGGAACGGCGAAAACGACCGCAACAATCCGGTGAGCAACGGCATCTATTTTCTATCCGTGAAACTGTTCGACGCCCGCAATCAGGCGGAGGCGCTCCCGGCTGTCAAACTCATCTATGCGAAATAA
- a CDS encoding VWA domain-containing protein: protein MKRYTFLLIIFGMMLGSSGTFADGLLLPNDKNYPTDFLRNRVTEITVTINGLVAETVVYQEFVNEWTSATDAVYSFPLPPDARSTMLLYTRNDTTFKAILRVEPQSPNPGTGEGGLAALVNQYIGRNGLKLQLKNIQPGDIQKVELHYISKLDYHKGESVYRYPLDTQDFVQHPIDHLEFNVTVNSAQNITGFDLPTHPGFTVLENNPNHLALRMRKPNAFLATDLEFRFSVANDVLDVDFFSATNDSLDGHFGLFVRPENQADSTDIFDKKIVFLLGNSSRMAGFKLEQSIQAISQSLDLLTLADSFNVILFNSSTERWQNTLVPATETNIADAKTFLDGVSPQFGSRLDLGLFIALQQFANSSASNAILAFTDGRSPLDPLQIQQDNPHDVGIFAIGIGDDVDRERLEMTAALNNGFVTYFDENDNLRSGMFRVFEKISQPILKNVLLNFNKTDVYSVIPQQYPTTFAGAYFFVAGRYVTPENTQLILSGDGVNGTTAVDWQIEFRDDPLSQRFTEKLWAKEMIDAIERQIAVYGDTPALKDSVIALSLRYEIRCRYTSYWADYETSVTGIVTGEPDATRIETAFLQDNYPNPFNPTTTMRLFVDAASANSIKFIKIYNMLGQLVVVIDISTLGAGWHEVRFNGQDAFGNPLPSGIYFVQLQVDGNVTNTLRIHLVK, encoded by the coding sequence ATGAAACGATATACATTTTTACTGATCATTTTCGGGATGATGTTGGGCAGTTCCGGCACGTTTGCGGACGGATTGTTACTGCCGAACGATAAAAATTATCCCACCGATTTTTTGAGAAATCGCGTAACAGAAATTACCGTAACCATCAATGGATTGGTGGCGGAAACCGTTGTTTATCAAGAATTTGTGAACGAGTGGACATCCGCGACGGATGCGGTGTACAGCTTCCCGCTGCCGCCGGATGCGCGCTCCACTATGCTGCTGTACACCCGCAACGATACCACGTTCAAAGCCATTTTGCGGGTGGAGCCGCAATCGCCGAATCCCGGAACCGGGGAAGGCGGATTGGCGGCGCTGGTGAACCAATACATCGGGCGAAACGGGCTGAAATTGCAGCTCAAAAATATTCAGCCGGGCGATATTCAGAAAGTGGAACTGCACTACATCAGCAAGCTGGATTACCACAAAGGCGAAAGCGTTTATCGCTATCCGCTCGATACGCAGGATTTTGTGCAGCACCCGATCGATCACCTGGAATTCAATGTAACGGTGAACAGCGCGCAAAATATCACCGGATTTGACCTGCCCACGCACCCGGGATTCACGGTGCTGGAAAATAACCCGAATCACCTGGCGTTGCGGATGCGCAAGCCGAACGCGTTTCTCGCGACCGATCTGGAATTCCGCTTTTCCGTAGCAAATGACGTGCTGGATGTCGATTTCTTTTCCGCCACAAACGACAGTCTGGACGGGCATTTCGGGCTGTTTGTGCGCCCGGAAAATCAGGCCGATTCGACAGACATTTTCGATAAAAAAATCGTATTTTTGCTCGGCAATTCCAGCCGGATGGCCGGTTTCAAACTTGAACAAAGCATTCAGGCCATTTCCCAATCGCTGGATTTGCTAACGCTTGCGGACAGCTTCAACGTGATATTGTTCAACAGCAGCACGGAGCGTTGGCAAAATACGCTGGTTCCGGCAACCGAAACGAACATCGCGGACGCGAAAACGTTTCTCGACGGTGTATCGCCGCAGTTTGGCTCGCGGCTGGATTTGGGGCTGTTTATCGCGCTGCAGCAGTTTGCCAACAGCAGCGCCAGCAACGCGATTCTGGCGTTCACCGACGGGCGTTCGCCGCTCGATCCGCTGCAAATTCAGCAGGACAACCCGCACGATGTGGGCATTTTTGCCATCGGCATCGGCGATGATGTGGATCGCGAACGGCTGGAAATGACCGCCGCGCTCAATAACGGCTTCGTCACCTATTTCGATGAAAACGACAATTTGCGCAGCGGCATGTTCCGCGTGTTCGAAAAAATCAGCCAGCCGATTTTGAAAAATGTATTGCTAAATTTCAACAAAACAGATGTTTACAGCGTCATTCCGCAACAATATCCGACCACTTTCGCAGGGGCGTATTTTTTTGTGGCTGGCAGATACGTAACGCCGGAAAATACCCAGCTCATCCTCAGCGGCGATGGCGTGAACGGCACCACCGCAGTGGACTGGCAGATCGAATTTCGCGACGATCCGCTGAGCCAGCGCTTCACCGAAAAGCTGTGGGCAAAGGAAATGATCGACGCTATCGAACGGCAAATTGCGGTTTACGGCGATACGCCGGCACTGAAAGACAGCGTGATTGCGCTCAGTTTGCGCTACGAGATTCGCTGCCGATACACATCCTATTGGGCGGATTACGAAACCAGCGTTACGGGAATCGTTACCGGCGAACCGGATGCAACGCGCATCGAAACGGCGTTTTTGCAGGATAACTACCCGAATCCGTTTAACCCCACAACCACGATGCGGCTGTTCGTTGATGCCGCGAGCGCGAACAGCATCAAGTTCATCAAAATTTACAACATGCTCGGGCAACTGGTTGTCGTGATCGATATTTCAACATTGGGCGCCGGCTGGCACGAAGTGCGATTCAACGGGCAGGATGCCTTCGGCAATCCGTTGCCGAGCGGCATTTATTTTGTGCAACTGCAAGTTGACGGCAATGTGACAAACACGCTCCGGATTCATCTCGTCAAATAG
- a CDS encoding DinB family protein, whose amino-acid sequence MNLPFIIERLSANAAVFAAQCSSIDDAQAHWQPAPGKWSIVEVINHLYDEERDDFRARTRFILEQSPGKMPNIAPQQWVIERNYNARDLDESLNRFLMERQKSIEWLSDLKNPDWQLSVEHPALGKMTAEMVLANWLAHDYLHIRQLNRLQREYFSAQFSGVSLAYAGDW is encoded by the coding sequence GTGAATTTACCATTCATCATCGAACGCCTTTCGGCGAATGCGGCTGTTTTTGCCGCACAGTGCAGCAGCATCGACGATGCGCAGGCGCACTGGCAACCTGCTCCCGGCAAGTGGTCGATTGTCGAAGTGATCAATCATTTGTATGACGAGGAGCGCGACGATTTCCGGGCGCGAACGCGATTTATTCTCGAACAATCGCCGGGAAAAATGCCAAACATCGCGCCGCAGCAGTGGGTGATTGAACGGAATTACAACGCGCGCGATCTGGACGAATCGCTGAACCGTTTTTTAATGGAACGACAAAAATCGATTGAATGGCTGAGCGATTTAAAAAATCCTGATTGGCAGCTCAGCGTTGAACATCCGGCACTCGGGAAAATGACTGCGGAAATGGTGCTTGCCAATTGGCTGGCGCATGATTATTTGCATATCCGGCAGCTCAATCGATTGCAGCGGGAATATTTTTCGGCGCAGTTTTCGGGTGTCAGTCTGGCTTATGCGGGGGACTGGTGA
- a CDS encoding nuclear transport factor 2 family protein, protein MFKYLFVLMIAALLFGCADDYEPANPAPMSVNGEKAAAELLQADRDFAAASRATNAAEAFNQFLATDAIGLPSGNFPVFGRDSIYASMKDDADSYVLDWQPQHAEVANSGELGWTWGTYTLTVETGNETQIRYGKYLNIWKKIDGNWRVAVDIGNSNPKPLDTN, encoded by the coding sequence ATGTTTAAATATTTGTTTGTTTTGATGATAGCTGCGTTGCTTTTTGGCTGCGCGGATGATTACGAACCGGCGAATCCGGCACCGATGTCCGTCAACGGCGAAAAGGCAGCTGCGGAGTTGCTGCAGGCGGATCGCGATTTTGCGGCGGCATCACGCGCGACAAACGCTGCGGAGGCGTTCAACCAATTTCTCGCGACAGATGCCATCGGGTTGCCGTCGGGCAATTTCCCGGTATTCGGTCGCGACAGCATTTACGCATCCATGAAAGATGATGCGGACAGCTACGTGCTCGACTGGCAGCCGCAACACGCGGAAGTTGCCAATTCCGGCGAACTCGGCTGGACCTGGGGCACTTACACCCTCACCGTCGAAACGGGAAATGAAACGCAAATTCGCTACGGGAAATACCTCAACATCTGGAAAAAAATCGATGGCAACTGGCGCGTTGCGGTGGATATCGGCAACAGCAATCCCAAACCGCTCGATACGAACTGA